The Methylomicrobium lacus LW14 genome window below encodes:
- a CDS encoding S8 family serine peptidase, translated as MSPELPEATPRPPTNASPVVDKKYERISKQLQEKMAKYPADQMLNVIVMLKGPEKATTFQKLVGPFQVKHEFSLFHGFAAKMTTAQIRALSTAPRVFEIQEDAAVKAYIADVRSDFGINAASSLASPALSGAGIGICAIDTGVDTAHQQTNEHVFAFCDATTGGCNVAADGSAITAGEPAAYDDQGHGTAVVSAAAGDGNPNATYAGVARNAGVAAAKVLNSSGSGSDSDVIKGVEWCAGLPTVKVLNLSLGEVDANTASTNALTFAVNCVAEPAWSVGGVTCAYPSRAAKVVVAAAGNSGPAQYQVFSPGEALKAIAVGATYNKTEAGDALAAFSSRGPTWNGIIKPDLVAPGANVTTANSGTVNGYSGRFGTSFSAPIVTGVVALMLEADPSLTPSEIKSILETTARHWGSPTKNNDWGAGQMDAYSAIRQVLGLSPGSWGFSAHTYLTGHLDPDIDNTLNGDEEWLFPFELSSPNLPIAATMIIGGDWTCDWQNLPFFGEDCVSTSVGPELDMQLISSGGTIIDTSACPVPYSADPTCGTGSYSGNLYGTEGRQEMHVIKPPSGGFGVGTYTLRVFRATDAYGNYDGSQPADFFVELQNAASAPPQLSVTINQAAGQSDPSNSASVNFTVVFSQPVSDFATGDVTLAGTAGATTATVTGSGTTYNVAVSGMTQSGAVTASINAGAAHDSGGNANTASTSTDNVISYDTTSPTVTINQAAGQSDPTSSSPINFAVVFSEPVSGFATADVVLGGTAGAATATVTGSGTTYNVAASGMTRTGTVIASIASGVAQDGAGNGNAAATSTDNTVNYQPAVVSSPAAPSNLSAAAVSQTQVNLAWTDNSNNETQFRIERCTGSKCNFSSLSLLIILPRIDASSTGNINYQDTNAVRNTRYKYRVRAENASGPSAFSNIASATTPR; from the coding sequence TTGAGTCCTGAGTTGCCTGAGGCAACGCCACGCCCTCCCACAAACGCCTCCCCAGTTGTCGATAAAAAATACGAGCGGATAAGCAAACAGCTGCAGGAAAAAATGGCGAAATATCCAGCGGACCAAATGCTCAATGTGATTGTCATGTTAAAGGGTCCTGAAAAGGCCACGACTTTCCAGAAACTGGTAGGCCCATTTCAGGTGAAGCACGAGTTTTCGCTATTTCACGGATTTGCCGCCAAAATGACCACAGCGCAAATTAGGGCGCTTTCAACGGCTCCGCGTGTTTTTGAAATACAAGAGGATGCTGCGGTTAAAGCCTACATAGCTGATGTAAGATCCGATTTTGGTATCAATGCGGCGAGCAGTTTGGCGAGCCCTGCGTTAAGCGGGGCCGGTATTGGTATTTGCGCCATAGATACAGGTGTCGACACAGCGCATCAGCAAACCAACGAGCATGTATTCGCATTTTGTGATGCCACCACGGGAGGATGCAATGTCGCAGCAGACGGAAGTGCGATAACTGCCGGGGAACCTGCGGCTTATGATGATCAAGGTCACGGAACCGCCGTGGTATCGGCTGCGGCCGGCGATGGTAATCCGAATGCAACTTATGCCGGCGTTGCCCGTAATGCCGGTGTTGCTGCGGCCAAAGTTTTAAACTCGAGTGGATCCGGTTCTGATAGCGATGTCATCAAAGGCGTTGAATGGTGTGCCGGTTTGCCTACCGTAAAAGTTTTAAATTTGAGTCTGGGTGAAGTAGATGCCAATACTGCCTCAACCAACGCGTTAACTTTTGCGGTTAATTGCGTCGCGGAGCCGGCTTGGTCTGTTGGAGGAGTAACCTGCGCTTATCCTTCCAGGGCTGCAAAAGTTGTCGTTGCGGCGGCAGGAAATTCGGGGCCGGCGCAATATCAAGTTTTCTCGCCGGGCGAAGCGTTAAAAGCCATTGCAGTTGGAGCCACTTACAATAAAACAGAGGCCGGCGATGCGCTGGCGGCATTTTCAAGCCGTGGGCCCACATGGAATGGGATAATTAAACCCGACTTGGTTGCCCCTGGCGCTAATGTGACTACAGCGAATAGTGGGACCGTAAACGGGTATAGCGGGCGGTTCGGTACCTCCTTTTCGGCCCCCATTGTGACCGGTGTGGTTGCCTTGATGCTGGAAGCCGATCCATCGCTGACGCCCTCTGAAATAAAATCGATCCTTGAAACAACAGCCCGGCACTGGGGCTCCCCGACTAAAAATAATGACTGGGGTGCTGGCCAGATGGATGCCTATAGTGCCATACGGCAAGTTCTAGGTCTTTCACCTGGATCATGGGGATTTTCCGCTCATACCTATTTGACGGGTCATTTAGATCCTGATATCGATAATACGCTGAATGGTGATGAGGAATGGCTGTTTCCTTTCGAACTCAGTAGTCCGAATCTACCGATTGCTGCCACGATGATTATCGGAGGGGATTGGACCTGTGATTGGCAGAATCTGCCTTTTTTTGGCGAAGATTGCGTATCAACAAGCGTGGGGCCTGAGCTTGATATGCAACTGATTAGTTCCGGCGGCACTATCATCGACACGAGCGCTTGCCCTGTTCCTTATTCAGCCGATCCAACTTGCGGCACTGGCAGTTACTCCGGGAATTTATACGGGACCGAGGGGCGGCAGGAAATGCATGTCATAAAGCCCCCGTCTGGAGGTTTTGGTGTCGGCACCTATACGCTGAGAGTTTTTCGAGCTACCGACGCCTACGGAAATTATGACGGTTCTCAACCAGCAGATTTCTTCGTGGAATTACAAAATGCCGCATCGGCTCCTCCTCAGCTTTCTGTGACGATCAACCAAGCCGCCGGTCAAAGCGACCCAAGCAATAGCGCTTCGGTCAACTTTACCGTGGTCTTCAGTCAACCCGTCAGCGACTTTGCTACTGGCGATGTGACGCTCGCCGGCACGGCCGGTGCGACGACGGCGACGGTGACAGGAAGTGGTACTACCTACAACGTAGCGGTGAGCGGAATGACTCAGAGCGGCGCGGTAACCGCCTCGATCAACGCTGGCGCGGCTCATGACAGTGGTGGAAATGCCAATACGGCATCGACAAGCACCGACAACGTAATCAGCTACGATACCACGAGTCCGACCGTGACGATCAATCAAGCGGCCGGTCAAAGCGACCCAACCAGCAGTTCGCCAATCAATTTCGCCGTCGTATTCAGCGAGCCGGTCAGCGGCTTTGCTACGGCCGACGTGGTGCTTGGCGGAACGGCAGGAGCGGCGACGGCGACGGTGACAGGAAGTGGTACGACTTATAACGTAGCGGCGAGTGGAATGACGCGAACCGGCACCGTGATCGCTTCGATCGCGTCCGGCGTGGCTCAGGATGGCGCAGGAAACGGTAATGCGGCTGCGACCAGTACTGACAACACGGTAAATTATCAGCCAGCGGTAGTGAGCTCGCCTGCAGCCCCAAGTAATCTCTCTGCTGCTGCGGTCTCCCAAACCCAAGTGAATCTTGCTTGGACGGATAACTCCAATAACGAAACACAGTTCAGGATCGAACGATGCACAGGGAGTAAATGCAATTTTTCGTCGCTTTCACTCCTGATTATTTTGCCCAGAATC
- a CDS encoding ISAzo13 family transposase translates to MTRQRIGSEKKGGGRKTALEQSAQLETHFLDLLADFTAGDPMREGVLWTNLSCGEISRRLGAKATPVSPNTVRKLLKKHKLGRRKARKKKALGAHPDRNAQFENIARLKDAYLSAGDPVLSIDTKKKELLGDFARDGYTYTQVPVDTLDHDFPSVGNGKLIPHGLYDLARNEGTIHLNTSHDTSELCCASIAQWWQRHGNRHYPEARRLLILCDGGGSNAANRHVFKEALQALATQLGLEIRIAHYPPYCSKHNPIEHRLFPHITRACQGIVFHSLAIAKQFMEQARTSTGLKVTVEVLAGVYETGKKCATDFLENIRIVFDKHLPRWNYRAFP, encoded by the coding sequence ATGACCCGGCAGCGGATCGGGTCCGAAAAAAAAGGTGGGGGCCGGAAAACGGCGCTTGAGCAATCGGCGCAGTTGGAGACTCACTTTCTCGACCTGTTGGCGGACTTCACCGCCGGCGACCCGATGCGCGAAGGCGTCTTGTGGACGAATCTGTCGTGTGGCGAAATCAGTCGGCGCTTGGGCGCGAAAGCGACGCCGGTCAGCCCGAACACGGTGCGCAAACTGTTGAAAAAACACAAATTAGGTCGGCGTAAAGCGCGCAAGAAAAAGGCGTTGGGGGCTCACCCTGACCGCAATGCCCAGTTCGAAAACATCGCCCGGCTCAAAGACGCGTATCTGAGCGCAGGCGATCCGGTGCTCAGCATCGATACCAAAAAGAAAGAACTGCTGGGCGATTTCGCCCGCGACGGTTACACCTACACGCAGGTGCCGGTCGACACCCTGGACCATGATTTTCCTAGCGTCGGCAACGGAAAATTGATCCCGCATGGGCTCTATGATTTAGCGCGGAACGAAGGCACGATACACCTCAACACCAGCCACGATACCAGCGAATTGTGCTGTGCCAGCATTGCCCAATGGTGGCAACGGCACGGCAACCGGCACTATCCCGAAGCGCGCAGGTTGCTCATCCTCTGCGATGGCGGCGGCAGTAATGCTGCCAATCGCCATGTGTTCAAGGAAGCGTTGCAGGCGCTGGCGACCCAATTGGGGCTGGAAATTCGCATTGCGCATTATCCGCCGTATTGCTCAAAACATAATCCGATTGAACATCGCCTGTTTCCGCACATCACCCGCGCCTGCCAAGGCATCGTCTTTCATTCGCTCGCCATTGCCAAGCAGTTCATGGAACAGGCAAGAACGTCCACCGGACTGAAGGTCACGGTGGAGGTGTTGGCGGGCGTTTATGAGACCGGGAAAAAATGTGCTACGGATTTCCTCGAAAACATCAGGATCGTTTTTGATAAACATCTTCCTCGTTGGAATTATCGGGCTTTTCCGTAG
- a CDS encoding IS630 family transposase (programmed frameshift), producing MAKKYRVRLTEEERSYLESLVHKGKVAAHKRLHAEILLKADSSAWGDQWQDSQISEAFGISTRTVERVRQRLVQEGLELALERAKPSRVRNRVIDGENEAHLVALACSDAPDGYSRWTLRLLGQRMVELGYVESVSHETIRQTFKKNELKPWQNKEWCIPAQGSAEFVCAMEDVLDVYKRSYDEDHPLVCMDESSKQHIKETRQPLPAKPGSVEKYDTEYERNGVSNLFMFFEPLAGKRQVVVTDQRTAAHQIRNLVDVIHPHAKRITLVMDNLNTHTGASLYKAFAPEEARRILDKLDIYYTPKHGSWLNMAEIELSILSRQCLERRIPDQETLKKEVAAWQEQRNAIARPMQWRFTNEDARIKLKKLYPTVQK from the exons TTGGCGAAGAAATACAGAGTGCGGCTAACCGAAGAAGAGCGTAGTTATTTGGAAAGCTTGGTGCATAAAGGAAAAGTGGCAGCCCACAAAAGGCTTCATGCTGAAATATTGCTCAAGGCCGATAGTAGTGCATGGGGTGATCAATGGCAGGATAGCCAAATCAGTGAGGCCTTTGGCATCTCAACGCGAACCGTGGAACGGGTCAGGCAGCGCTTGGTTCAAGAAGGATTAGAGTTGGCCTTAGAACGAGCGAAACCGAGCCGGGTTAGAAACCGTGTGATTGATGGTGAAAACGAAGCCCATTTAGTGGCATTAGCTTGCAGTGATGCGCCGGATGGCTATAGCCGTTGGACATTACGCTTGTTGGGGCAACGTATGGTGGAACTGGGCTACGTGGAAAGCGTATCGCATGAAACGATTCGGCAGACGT TTAAAAAAAATGAACTGAAACCCTGGCAAAACAAAGAGTGGTGCATACCCGCCCAAGGGAGTGCGGAATTTGTCTGTGCGATGGAAGATGTGCTGGATGTTTACAAGCGTTCCTACGATGAAGACCATCCACTGGTCTGTATGGATGAAAGCAGCAAACAGCATATTAAAGAGACACGCCAACCGCTACCGGCTAAACCGGGCTCGGTCGAAAAGTACGATACGGAATATGAGCGCAATGGCGTCAGTAATCTGTTTATGTTCTTTGAGCCGTTAGCAGGCAAGCGGCAAGTCGTGGTGACAGATCAAAGGACCGCCGCGCATCAAATACGCAACTTGGTTGATGTTATCCACCCTCACGCCAAGCGCATTACCCTGGTGATGGACAACTTAAATACCCACACCGGCGCATCGCTCTATAAGGCGTTTGCGCCCGAGGAAGCCCGGAGAATTTTGGATAAACTAGACATCTACTACACCCCCAAGCATGGTAGCTGGTTGAATATGGCAGAAATAGAATTGAGCATTTTGTCCCGGCAATGTTTGGAGCGGCGCATTCCAGACCAAGAGACTTTAAAAAAGGAAGTCGCCGCATGGCAAGAACAACGAAATGCTATCGCAAGACCCATGCAATGGCGATTTACTAATGAGGATGCGCGGATAAAATTGAAAAAACTTTACCCGACAGTACAAAAATGA
- a CDS encoding 5'-nucleotidase yields the protein MPIKLSADRHTNLIRFLGGMKKDCTLTVFKPHIFFDDQKSHLSTSGLDIPMVHIPFGIANRGEPAK from the coding sequence TTGCCAATCAAATTGTCCGCTGACCGCCACACCAACCTGATTCGTTTTTTGGGCGGAATGAAAAAAGACTGCACCCTGACCGTATTCAAGCCTCACATCTTTTTCGACGACCAGAAAAGCCATCTTTCGACCAGCGGCCTGGATATTCCGATGGTGCATATTCCATTCGGTATCGCCAATCGCGGTGAACCGGCAAAATGA
- the tnpA gene encoding IS200/IS605 family transposase: MNAFRSLPQKRRDSKCRIVIIPKKMKKVIDARVRKNLDEMLYQLAKQKGITILEGHLMRGYVRMHLNGRPKIAVASEVGYLKEKGGMVMTGKLRGRHESFNGTEFEEQGRGVSTVGLDEVVVREYMRDKENEDEYFVQSSWI, encoded by the coding sequence ATGAATGCGTTTAGGAGTTTGCCGCAAAAGCGCAGGGATTCCAAGTGTCGTATTGTCATTATCCCGAAAAAAATGAAGAAAGTAATCGATGCACGTGTGAGAAAGAATTTGGATGAGATGTTGTATCAACTGGCAAAGCAAAAAGGCATTACCATACTAGAAGGCCATTTGATGCGAGGCTATGTGCGTATGCATCTGAATGGTCGTCCAAAAATAGCTGTAGCGAGTGAAGTTGGCTATTTGAAAGAAAAGGGGGGGATGGTCATGACCGGGAAATTGAGAGGAAGGCATGAAAGCTTCAACGGAACAGAATTTGAAGAGCAAGGGAGGGGCGTTTCCACGGTAGGTTTGGATGAAGTTGTTGTTAGAGAATATATGCGTGACAAAGAAAACGAAGATGAATATTTTGTGCAATCCAGCTGGATATGA
- a CDS encoding nucleotide sugar dehydrogenase — MAEADIIIVAVPTPVDAAHNPDFSPLIGASRCAGQNMKKGALVVYESTVYPGATEEVCIPVLARESGMKWKEDFFVGYSPERINPGDREHTLTKVLKVVSGDTPATLEKVAALYEKIVEPGVHRCSSIKVAEACKVIENTQRDLNIALMNELAIIFDTCGIDTTEVLQAAGTKWNFLKFKPGLVGGHCIGVDPYYLTYKAGMQGYHPQVILAGRRINDGMGKFIAEQTLKSMIACGSYVKGARVNILGLTFKENCADLRNSKVMDIIKELRSYGVEVFVHDPYADPDEAMQEYGVRLLPWEDLPRADAIVSAVSHKQFTSFSVEDFQKKLIKGGCFIDVKSFFNPIEFEQAGIKVWRL, encoded by the coding sequence TTGGCTGAAGCGGATATTATCATCGTAGCCGTGCCTACACCGGTTGATGCAGCACATAACCCGGACTTTAGCCCTTTAATAGGCGCAAGCCGATGCGCGGGCCAAAACATGAAGAAAGGCGCGCTGGTGGTTTATGAGTCCACGGTTTATCCAGGTGCAACCGAAGAAGTTTGCATTCCGGTTTTAGCGCGCGAGTCGGGCATGAAATGGAAAGAAGATTTTTTTGTGGGATACTCCCCTGAGCGAATCAATCCCGGTGACCGCGAACATACCTTGACTAAAGTTCTTAAGGTGGTATCGGGCGATACGCCGGCAACACTTGAGAAAGTGGCTGCTTTATATGAAAAAATCGTGGAGCCTGGAGTCCATCGCTGCTCTAGCATCAAGGTGGCTGAAGCGTGCAAGGTGATCGAAAATACCCAGCGCGACCTGAATATTGCTTTAATGAATGAGCTGGCAATCATTTTTGATACGTGTGGCATCGATACGACCGAGGTGTTGCAAGCGGCTGGCACTAAATGGAATTTTTTGAAGTTTAAACCGGGTCTGGTTGGCGGGCATTGTATTGGCGTCGATCCTTATTACTTGACCTATAAAGCCGGGATGCAGGGTTATCATCCGCAAGTCATTCTTGCCGGCAGACGCATCAATGACGGCATGGGTAAGTTTATCGCGGAGCAAACCCTCAAAAGCATGATTGCGTGCGGCAGTTATGTGAAAGGCGCGAGAGTTAATATATTGGGACTGACTTTTAAAGAGAATTGTGCCGATTTACGCAACTCCAAAGTCATGGACATCATTAAGGAGTTAAGAAGCTATGGCGTAGAAGTTTTTGTACATGATCCGTATGCTGATCCTGATGAGGCGATGCAGGAATATGGGGTGCGTTTACTCCCGTGGGAAGACCTGCCAAGAGCGGATGCCATTGTGTCTGCCGTATCTCATAAGCAATTTACATCGTTTTCAGTTGAGGATTTTCAGAAAAAGCTGATTAAGGGGGGCTGTTTTATCGATGTGAAGTCCTTTTTTAATCCAATTGAATTTGAACAAGCAGGGATCAAAGTATGGAGGCTTTAA
- a CDS encoding Crp/Fnr family transcriptional regulator produces the protein MNDLQNPRQNHLLNCLPAVEFERLLPNLNLVPMPLGEVIYESGEKLQYAYFPTNSIVSILYVMENGASSEIAVVGNDGLIGVPLFMGGLSMPNRAVVQSAGYAYRLNASMLMKEFGRSGGRRYGALNHLLLCYTQTLITQMAQTAVCNRHHSVDQQLCRWILLSLDRLSSNQLNMTHELIANMLGVRREGVTEAAGNLQRAGLIHYRRGHITVLDRPGLEARACECYQVVKMESDRLLHISSRKDF, from the coding sequence ATGAATGACTTACAGAATCCTCGGCAAAATCATCTTCTCAACTGCCTGCCCGCTGTCGAATTCGAGCGGCTTTTGCCTAATTTGAACCTGGTCCCGATGCCGCTCGGTGAAGTCATTTACGAGTCGGGGGAAAAGTTGCAATACGCTTATTTTCCAACCAACAGCATCGTTTCCATACTTTACGTGATGGAGAATGGCGCATCTAGCGAGATTGCCGTTGTCGGAAACGATGGCCTCATCGGCGTCCCTCTTTTCATGGGAGGACTGAGCATGCCTAATCGAGCCGTTGTGCAAAGCGCAGGCTATGCCTATCGCTTAAATGCGTCTATGCTGATGAAGGAATTCGGACGCTCCGGGGGGCGTCGCTACGGGGCGCTGAATCATTTGTTGCTGTGCTACACCCAGACGCTCATTACCCAGATGGCACAGACGGCGGTCTGCAACCGGCATCATTCGGTGGACCAGCAGTTATGCCGCTGGATATTGCTCAGTCTCGATCGGCTCTCTTCGAATCAGCTCAATATGACCCATGAATTGATTGCCAATATGTTGGGCGTTCGCCGGGAAGGCGTTACGGAAGCGGCCGGGAATTTGCAACGTGCGGGGTTGATTCACTATAGACGAGGACACATCACGGTTCTGGATAGGCCGGGATTGGAGGCACGGGCCTGTGAATGCTACCAGGTGGTTAAAATGGAATCCGATCGCCTGCTCCATATTTCCTCTCGCAAAGACTTTTGA
- a CDS encoding nitrite reductase, which produces MKTAKLLLSTTLAASIAAILFPLGAQATSDDAKKYHKLYEDSCASCHGSDHGGFLAPALNNETLKGRSPTALRTIVMAGSFDTLMPPFYGKLSDDDIRGLVKHLQSTPKLDNPAWTIDDIKASLKVLVSDESKLPEKPTYAIDNMDDIIGVAARGKYGRGEGSKAVFINSKTHQKVGEIATNAAAHIIDYNPVNPRWAYVKNDTAEIFKVDLYSMQVVRSIKTGFNGPGLGVSRDGKYIMAGSYVPHNAVILNADTLEPLKTFELEGVDPDGNLVSSDSGMVIGTPYADVMAIALENAGQVWIVDLKDDFPVTKIENVGRHLHDAFLTHNGTKLMVASYDDSIVTAIDLKERKIIKKLDAGCVPHVGGGAAVEVDGRTLGFGTNFGDCDKMVVSVWDLDKMEVVKQVPVSGGTESPAAHQNAPYVAVDIISKDKRARTIQLIDKKTLEVVKTLDVGGHAYFPEYSADGKYLYVSAGYNGDEVAVFDSTSLEKVAAIPMESPAGIFSHGRVKYITRGLSPEESKGAKQ; this is translated from the coding sequence ATGAAAACCGCCAAACTGCTTTTATCGACCACACTCGCCGCTAGCATTGCGGCGATTTTGTTTCCGCTCGGCGCACAGGCGACCTCCGATGATGCGAAAAAATACCATAAGCTCTATGAGGACAGTTGCGCAAGCTGCCACGGCTCCGATCACGGCGGCTTTCTGGCGCCGGCCTTGAACAACGAAACCCTGAAAGGCCGCAGCCCGACCGCGCTGCGCACGATCGTGATGGCCGGCAGCTTCGACACGCTGATGCCTCCGTTCTACGGTAAGTTGTCCGATGACGACATTCGCGGCCTGGTCAAGCATCTGCAATCGACGCCGAAGCTGGATAACCCGGCGTGGACGATCGACGACATCAAAGCCTCGCTGAAGGTACTGGTATCCGATGAAAGCAAACTGCCGGAAAAACCGACCTATGCGATCGACAACATGGACGACATCATCGGCGTCGCGGCACGCGGTAAATACGGCCGCGGCGAAGGCTCGAAAGCGGTTTTCATCAACAGCAAGACCCATCAGAAAGTCGGCGAGATCGCGACCAACGCGGCCGCGCACATCATCGACTACAACCCGGTCAATCCGCGTTGGGCTTATGTGAAGAACGACACCGCCGAAATTTTCAAGGTCGATCTGTATTCGATGCAGGTCGTGCGCAGCATCAAGACCGGTTTCAACGGACCGGGTCTCGGCGTCTCTCGCGACGGCAAATACATCATGGCCGGCTCCTATGTGCCGCACAATGCGGTCATCCTGAACGCCGACACACTGGAGCCGTTGAAAACGTTTGAACTCGAAGGCGTCGATCCTGACGGCAATCTGGTCTCTTCCGACTCCGGCATGGTAATCGGTACGCCGTATGCCGACGTCATGGCGATTGCACTGGAAAATGCCGGTCAGGTCTGGATCGTCGATCTGAAAGACGATTTCCCGGTCACCAAGATCGAAAACGTCGGCCGCCATCTGCACGATGCTTTCCTGACGCACAATGGCACCAAGCTGATGGTTGCCTCCTATGACGACAGCATCGTGACTGCGATCGACCTGAAAGAACGTAAGATCATCAAGAAGCTCGATGCGGGCTGCGTGCCGCACGTCGGTGGCGGCGCGGCAGTCGAAGTCGACGGCCGCACCCTGGGCTTCGGCACCAACTTCGGCGACTGCGACAAGATGGTCGTCAGCGTCTGGGATCTGGACAAAATGGAAGTCGTCAAACAAGTGCCGGTATCCGGCGGCACCGAATCGCCGGCCGCGCATCAAAATGCGCCTTATGTCGCGGTCGACATCATTTCGAAGGATAAACGCGCGCGCACGATTCAGCTGATCGACAAGAAAACGCTGGAAGTGGTCAAGACGCTGGATGTCGGCGGCCACGCCTACTTCCCTGAATACAGCGCCGACGGCAAATATCTGTACGTCAGCGCCGGCTACAACGGTGACGAAGTGGCGGTATTTGACTCGACTTCACTCGAAAAAGTCGCCGCGATTCCGATGGAAAGCCCGGCCGGCATCTTCTCGCACGGCCGCGTCAAATACATCACCCGCGGTCTGTCTCCGGAAGAATCGAAAGGAGCCAAGCAATGA
- a CDS encoding c-type cytochrome, protein MRALIITGALLVGTFAASNANAASIYAGQARAAQVCSHCHGLRTPSADAPFPSLAGRDVEYLQMALKQYRDKTRKSDIMNAIAGSMSDNDIENVAAYYARQKANP, encoded by the coding sequence ATGAGAGCGTTGATCATTACCGGCGCTCTGTTGGTGGGGACTTTCGCCGCGTCTAATGCGAATGCCGCGAGCATTTATGCAGGCCAGGCGCGCGCGGCCCAGGTCTGTTCGCATTGCCACGGCCTCAGAACGCCGTCCGCCGACGCGCCGTTTCCATCGCTGGCCGGACGTGATGTCGAGTATTTGCAGATGGCGTTGAAGCAGTATCGGGACAAGACCCGCAAATCGGACATCATGAACGCGATTGCAGGATCGATGTCTGATAATGACATTGAGAATGTCGCGGCCTATTACGCCCGGCAAAAAGCCAATCCATGA
- a CDS encoding c-type cytochrome codes for MIRKLLPLLLMTLPSWGGEISAERQQALRDLLKQDCGACHGLTLKGGMGPALLPETLAGKPDDFLADTILNGRQGTPMPPWQPFMNRDEALWLVRLLLNK; via the coding sequence ATGATCAGGAAACTGCTGCCGCTGCTACTGATGACATTGCCGTCATGGGGCGGCGAGATTTCGGCCGAGCGGCAGCAAGCGCTCCGCGACCTGTTGAAACAGGATTGCGGAGCGTGTCATGGTCTGACTTTGAAAGGCGGCATGGGCCCTGCCCTGCTACCGGAAACCCTGGCCGGAAAACCGGATGATTTTCTGGCCGATACGATTCTGAACGGCCGCCAGGGCACGCCGATGCCGCCGTGGCAGCCTTTCATGAATCGCGATGAAGCGTTGTGGCTGGTGAGACTCCTGCTTAACAAATAA
- a CDS encoding DUF433 domain-containing protein — protein MKTDYHDIITLEPGKRGGKPCIRGLRTTVYDVLSWLADGMSHSEIIEDFPELTEADISACLVYSEQ, from the coding sequence ATGAAAACCGATTATCACGACATTATTACCTTGGAGCCCGGCAAAAGAGGCGGAAAACCTTGCATCAGAGGACTGAGAACCACCGTGTATGACGTGCTGTCCTGGCTGGCCGACGGCATGTCGCATAGCGAAATCATCGAGGATTTCCCTGAGTTGACCGAAGCAGATATAAGCGCGTGCTTGGTTTATTCCGAACAATAG
- a CDS encoding HNH endonuclease → MATELTSSLWVEILQNGKLTNELDLAMFQALYSFESHQASASQVGLILGTHYGPLNLELGRYANRISKLYDIDFTERSNKKYKFWDLFFNGWDEGTKFIWQLRPELVEALEKSNLTGDEHFAEELPTDTSESFLEGVKRTITVNSYERNSKARELCVKHWKAICWVCEFDFEKTYGELGKGFIHVHHLLPVSQISKTYQVDPINDLRPVCPNCHSMLHKRNPTLEIDELKTIIRQTSGKLAEKKAITKADAAFKNYRDGKEPVHDLIDVIKELGLDD, encoded by the coding sequence ATGGCGACAGAATTAACATCAAGCCTGTGGGTGGAAATTTTACAGAATGGTAAATTAACCAATGAGCTTGATCTTGCTATGTTTCAAGCGCTTTATTCATTTGAAAGCCATCAGGCTTCTGCAAGTCAAGTTGGGCTTATTTTAGGAACACATTACGGCCCATTAAACTTGGAACTCGGTAGATACGCTAACCGAATCTCAAAGCTTTATGACATAGATTTTACTGAAAGGAGTAATAAGAAATATAAATTTTGGGATTTATTTTTTAATGGGTGGGATGAAGGCACTAAATTTATTTGGCAGCTACGACCTGAATTGGTTGAGGCGCTGGAAAAATCCAATTTGACAGGCGATGAACACTTCGCAGAAGAGTTGCCTACTGACACGTCAGAAAGCTTTCTTGAAGGGGTTAAGCGCACAATTACGGTTAACTCATACGAACGAAATTCAAAAGCAAGAGAATTGTGCGTTAAACATTGGAAAGCAATTTGCTGGGTTTGCGAATTCGACTTTGAAAAAACCTACGGTGAATTAGGCAAGGGCTTTATTCACGTTCATCACCTCCTACCGGTTTCGCAAATTAGCAAAACCTATCAAGTTGATCCCATTAACGACTTAAGACCGGTTTGTCCAAACTGCCATTCCATGCTGCACAAACGCAACCCGACACTCGAAATCGACGAATTAAAAACCATTATCCGCCAAACATCGGGCAAATTGGCCGAAAAGAAGGCGATAACGAAAGCGGACGCTGCTTTTAAAAATTATCGAGACGGTAAAGAACCCGTACATGACCTCATTGATGTCATCAAAGAGCTTGGCTTGGATGATTGA